In one window of Bos taurus isolate L1 Dominette 01449 registration number 42190680 breed Hereford chromosome 15, ARS-UCD2.0, whole genome shotgun sequence DNA:
- the LOC788363 gene encoding RNA polymerase II subunit A C-terminal domain phosphatase SSU72 like protein 3: IPRLERLQECRDHFEVIFTCVESVYDRVVEELWVREQETFQPVHVINVDMADNAEDATLGSLIICELCERLQQAGNLEDSLVQVLLAAERKTGKSFLHTVCFY, from the coding sequence ATTCCTCGCCTGGAAAGACTTCAAGAGTGCCGAGATCACTTTGAGGTCATCTTCACCTGTGTGGAGAGTGTCTACGACAGGGTGGTGGAGGAGCTGTGGGTCCGAGAGCAGGAGACCTTCCAGCCTGTGCACGTGATCAACGTGGACATGGCCGACAACGCGGAGGATGCCACGCTTGGGTCTTTGATCATCTGTGAGCTCTGCGAACGCCTCCAGCAGGCAGGCAACCTGGAGGACTCTCTGGTTCAGGTGCTCCTGGCAGCCGAGCGGAAAACTGGCAAGAGCTTTCTGCACACGGTCTGCTTCTACTGA